In the genome of Ptychodera flava strain L36383 chromosome 13, AS_Pfla_20210202, whole genome shotgun sequence, one region contains:
- the LOC139147743 gene encoding sal-like protein 3 isoform X10 has protein sequence MTLLSAVDSTGAMSRRKQAKPQHLGSDQDTSTLLENEVETPKEGSRNDEHNDNLQSEEESDEETGGDVHVCGRCRREFIVISDFLQHKKTCSKKRIVLIFDEDEHVSENDDGPNKLNGHIKRIKTDNDVKTNQDDGRINSSEISKSDKNEDVQESTNKDEAMDCTSPESMRDNHENTNDSTTSLPLTSSCVSLENLENTHVAVAQFPTMLPLPLPASSAQHSQNVASLQEQLYALQQQQYQQLHLIQHMQHQLLSLTTVAPMAHPPSVMTTTTAPPPPPPPSLPPTPHSALSPPTSVSTPSTPHSSENNPPTFSSLPAPPAPPPPPPPPPPLTHQQVPLPAVTSTHSTMQQPNQPKQQPQPQPHQQQPPQPQPVKTSQHQVLQGPPQLPPSCLSHTAPSSTILPPTSAFPFNQHPTPFEILQQTAMSSPNPLLPPTIQQMNVNMVPMHRKGKPPNVAVYDPKIRDDDPFFKHKCRFCHKVFGSDSALQIHVRSHTGERPFKCNICGNRFSTKGNLKVHFQRHQTKYPHIQMDGRPHPQTPPDMSSRKAFTFPGYHLPIPTIPSDIAKLPVSLPEHGTSPSLPVTSPSLPSNATNPSMPSPSTGESASLSNNTAENKESIPGEEDDYSENTETGNGETMKTEMTSSEDEFSVGDKGETEMNDTNQMTTSAEAPKSPADETTKPFWTSSPSRPLSDAGSVTTVVSAMSIPQMSVPNIPKSDPAITSQSLLPKTTITSPFSSILDNNVKTSETSKLQQLVENIEQKLTDPNQCVICHRILSCKSALQMHYRTHTGERPYKCKLCTRAFTTKGNLKTHYGVHRAKPPMRVFHKCPVCHKQFTNALVLQQHIRMHTGDMPHHIPPEVYTTPEMHQMHDFDQMMEESMEAAESEEHARAGIEERVERAMSADGLAEESESINNEMASKGSPISLRDEGAQAEESTSVASPTAASTASLSTHHNSVASPVATGAASLNALENQVRSIASVITRPPVGGVKSVDSIANALHHNATSVVSSNKSRSMASPHTSYSVDSPTTTNSPTSSFNMEPATSESGSLSPGLKNDELSDTPLQIDESYANENGALDLSSKPTESSNPSPMSSSSHPLNTSAPASPHGIPLSPSDGMVRLPTYTRRGASNTTCNVCGKVFACASALEIHYRSHTKERPFLCDICDKGFSTRGNLKQHMLTHKIRDLPSQIFDTNIAASAIYNISNGNGRVPMPPQNNRAIENIQPKPRHQCASCGKQFQSDSALQIHTRTHTGEKPYQCNVCSRSFTTKGNLKVHMGTHMWNGGATRRGRRMTIEPPMILSPKEGEIFRSDFLGRRPMDGTFFQYPTLTNGIPMKPNEISVIQNHSPMLAHAHIPETSMAEFIKKENLMYEMKNEGAAIKVSENARQ, from the exons aagtaGAGACTCCCAAAGAAG GTTCTAGAAACGACGAACACAATGATAACCTACAGAGTGAAGAAGAAAGTGACGAAGAGACCGGCGGTGATGTCCATGTATGCGGCAGATGTCGCAGGGAGTTCATCGTCATCTCTGATTTCCTCCAACACAAAAAGACATGCTCCAAGAAGCGTATTGTACTGATCTTCGATGAAGACGAACACGTCAGCGAAAACGATGACGGCCCAAATAAACTTAACGGTCATATCAAACGGATCAAGACTGACAACGATGTAAAAACTAATCAAGACGACGGAAGGATCAATTCTTCTGAAATTAGCAAATCTGATAAGAATGAAGATGTTCAAGAATCGACCAATAAGGATGAAGCTATGGACTGTACAAGCCCAGAATCCATGAGAGATAATCACGAAAATACAAATGATAGCACAACAAGTCTACCTCTTACTAGTAGCTGCGTCTCATTGGAGAATCTTGAGAACACGCATGTTGCAGTGGCCCAGTTTCCAACGATGCTACCACTGCCATTGCCAGCATCAAGTGCACAGCATTCCCAGAATGTTGCCTCCCTCCAAGAGCAGTTGTATGCCTTGCAGCAGCAGCAGTACCAGCAGCTCCACCTTATCCAACATATGCAGCACCAGTTGCTGAGCCTCACGACGGTGGCACCGATGGCGCATCCACCCTCAGttatgacaacaacaacagcaccgccgccaccaccaccaccatcattaCCTCCAACACCTCATTCAGCTCTGTCGCCCCCTACCAGCGTTAGTACTCCATCTACTCCACACAGCTCCGAAAATAATCCTCCGACATTTTCCTCGCTTCCGGCTCCACCTGCTCCGCCACCTCCTCCTCCTCCGCCACCACCATTGACTCATCAGCAGGTGCCATTACCAGCTGTTACTTCCACTCACAGCACCATGCAGCAGCCGAACCAACCGAAGCAGCAGCCGCAGCCGCAGCCACATCAGCAGCAGCCACCACAACCACAGCCTGTCAAGACCAGCCAACATCAGGTATTACAAGGTCCACCACAGCTACCACCATCCTGTCTGAGCCACACGGCGCCAAGTTCAACCATCCTACCGCCCACCAGTGCATTCCCATTCAATCAGCATCCTACACCATTTGAAATCCTGCAGCAGACAGCGATGTCGTCGCCCAATCCACTGCTACCACCAACCATCCAGCAGATGAACGTCAACATGGTACCAATGCACCGTAAGGGCAAGCCACCAAACGTTGCTGTGTATGACCCTAAAATCCGTGATGATGATCCATTCTTCAAGCACAAGTGTCGGTTCTGCCACAAGGTGTTCGGAAGCGACAGCGCTCTCCAGATCCACGTCAGATCCCATACAGGGGAACGGCCGTTTAAATGCAACATCTGTGGCAACCGCTTCTCCACCAAGGGCAACTTGAAGGTTCACTTCCAGCGCCATCAGACAAAGTACCCTCACATACAGATGGATGGCCGACCACATCCTCAGACACCACCAGACATGAGCAGCAGGAAGGCTTTCACCTTCCCAGGGTATCACCTACCAATCCCTACCATACCGAGCGATATTGCTAAACTGCCCGTGTCTCTACCAGAGCATGGTACCTCACCAAGTCTGCCGGTGACCTCTCCATCCTTGCCCAGCAACGCTACCAATCCATCGATGCCATCGCCATCCACTGGAGAGTCAGCCTCACTCTCGAACAACACCGCTGAGAACAAAGAATCCATCCCCGGCGAGGAAGATGACTACTCTGAAAACACAGAGACAGGCAATGGCGAGACAATGAAGACAGAGATGACCTCCAGTGAAGATGAGTTCAGCGTCGGAGATAAAGGAGAGACCGAGATGAACGACACAAATCAAATGACTACCTCAGCTGAAGCACCCAAAAGTCCAGCAGATGAAACCACCAAGCCTTTCTGGACAAGTTCACCTTCACGGCCCCTAAGTGATGCAGGATCGGTTACAACCGTAGTGTCAGCGATGTCCATCCCTCAAATGTCTGTACCaaacattccaaaatcagatccAGCCATAACTAGTCAATCTTTACTTCCGAAGACAACCATTACCTCACCATTCTCGTCCATCTTGGATAATAACGTCAAGACTTCGGAGACTTCCAAACTGCAGCAGCTAGTGGAGAATATAGAGCAGAAGTTGACAGACCCGAACCAGTGTGTTATATGCCACCGCATCCTCAGCTGTAAGAGCGCCCTCCAGATGCACTATCGCACACACACAGGCGAGCGTCCCTACAAGTGCAAACTGTGCACCCGCGCTTTCACCACTAAGGGAAACTTGAAGACCCACTATGGAGTGCACCGAGCCAAGCCACCAATGAGAGTCTTCCACAAATGCCCGGTCTGCCACAAGCAGTTCACCAACGCCCTGGTCTTGCAGCAGCACATCCGGATGCACACTGGGGACATGCCGCACCACATTCCCCCTGAAGTTTACACGACTCCCGAGATGCACCAGATGCACGATTTCGACCAGATGATGGAAGAGAGTATGGAAGCTGCTGAGAGTGAAGAGCACGCCAGAGCAGGCATTGAGGAGAGAGTCGAGAGAGCCATGAGCGCTGATGGCTTGGCTGAAGAATCTGAATCCATCAACAATGAAATGGCCAGCAAAGGAAGCCCAATATCATTGAGAGATGAAGGTGCGCAAGCTGAAGAGTCCACTTCAGTTGCCTCTCCCACTGCTGCCAGCACTGCTTCCCTGAGTACTCATCACAATTCCGTCGCATCCCCTGTCGCGACCGGTGCAGCATCACTGAATGCGCTTGAAAACCAGGTACGCAGCATTGCCAGTGTGATTACCCGACCACCAGTAGGCGGCGTAAAGAGCGTCGACTCCATAGCCAATGCATTGCATCACAATGCCACATCAGTGGTTTCCAGTAACAAGTCGAGAAGCATGGCAAGTCCACACACCAGTTACAGCGTAGACTCCCCAACCACCACAAACTCTCCAACCAGCAGTTTCAACATGGAGCCAGCTACCTCAGAGTCGGGTTCTCTCAGCCCAGGATTGAAGAATGATGAGCTAAGTGATACACCACTGCAGATTGACGAGTCTTATGCTAACGAAAATGGTGCCCTTGATCTGAGTTCCAAACCAACCGAGAGTAGTAATCCAAGTCCCATGTCATCGTCTTCACACCCTCTCAATACTTCTGCACCAGCCTCACCCCATGGTATCCCACTGTCTCCATCGGATGGAATGGTTAGACTGCCAACCTACACTAGGCGTGGTGCATCCAACACAACGTGCAACGTATGTGGCAAAGTCTTTGCCTGTGCGAGTGCCCTTGAGATCCACTACAGAAGCCATACCAAGGAAAGGCCTTTCTTGTGCGACATCTGTGACAAGGGCTTCTCAACCAGGGGCAACCTGAAGCAGCACATGCTCACCCACAAAATCCGTGACTTGCCGTCACAGATATTCGACACCAATATTGCGGCTAGTGCGATCTACAATATCAGCAATGGAAATGGGAGGGTACCAATGCCTCCACAAAACAACCGGGCCATTGAGAATATCCAACCAAAACCAAGGCACCAGTGCGCCTCTTGTGGTAAGCAGTTCCAGTCTGACAGCGCCCTACAGATCCACACCCGCACCCATACTGGTGAGAAGCCCTACCAGTGCAACGTGTGCAGCCGTTCATTCACCACCAAGGGTAACCTCAAGGTGCACATGGGCACCCACATGTGGAACGGAGGGGCCACACGCCGTGGTCGCCGAATGACCATCGAGCCACCTATGATTCTGAGTCCGAAGGAAGGAGAAATCTTCAGGAGCGACTTCCTCGGCCGTCGACCCATGGATGGCACTTTCTTCCAGTATCCCACCCTGACCAATGGCATTCCGATGAAACCCAACGAGATCTCGGTGATACAGAATCACAGTCCGATGCTGGCCCATGCACACATTCCAGAAACCAGTATGGCAGAGTTCATCAAGAAAGAAAATCTGATGTACGAGATGAAGAACGAGGGCGCCGCAATCAAAGTCTCCGAAAATGCTCGTCAGTAG
- the LOC139147743 gene encoding sal-like protein 3 isoform X7 encodes MTLLSAVDSTGAMSRRKQAKPQHLGSDQDTSTLLENGVDHPGEVETPKEGSRNDEHNDNLQSEEESDEETGGDVHVCGRCRREFIVISDFLQHKKTCSKKRIVLIFDEDEHVSENDDGPNKLNGHIKRIKTDNDVKTNQDDGRINSSEISKSDKNEDVQESTNKDEAMDCTSPESMRDNHENTNDSTTSLPLTSSCVSLENLENTHVAVAQFPTMLPLPLPASSAQHSQNVASLQEQLYALQQQQYQQLHLIQHMQHQLLSLTTVAPMAHPPSVMTTTTAPPPPPPPSLPPTPHSALSPPTSVSTPSTPHSSENNPPTFSSLPAPPAPPPPPPPPPPLTHQQVPLPAVTSTHSTMQQPNQPKQQPQPQPHQQQPPQPQPVKTSQHQVLQGPPQLPPSCLSHTAPSSTILPPTSAFPFNQHPTPFEILQQTAMSSPNPLLPPTIQQMNVNMVPMHRKGKPPNVAVYDPKIRDDDPFFKHKCRFCHKVFGSDSALQIHVRSHTGERPFKCNICGNRFSTKGNLKVHFQRHQTKYPHIQMDGRPHPQTPPDMSSRKAFTFPGYHLPIPTIPSDIAKLPVSLPEHGTSPSLPVTSPSLPSNATNPSMPSPSTGESASLSNNTAENKESIPGEEDDYSENTETGNGETMKTEMTSSEDEFSVGDKGETEMNDTNQMTTSAEAPKSPADETTKPFWTSSPSRPLSDAGSVTTVVSAMSIPQMSVPNIPKSDPAITSQSLLPKTTITSPFSSILDNNVKTSETSKLQQLVENIEQKLTDPNQCVICHRILSCKSALQMHYRTHTGERPYKCKLCTRAFTTKGNLKTHYGVHRAKPPMRVFHKCPVCHKQFTNALVLQQHIRMHTGDMPHHIPPEVYTTPEMHQMHDFDQMMEESMEAAESEEHARAGIEERVERAMSADGLAEESESINNEMASKGSPISLRDEGAQAEESTSVASPTAASTASLSTHHNSVASPVATGAASLNALENQVRSIASVITRPPVGGVKSVDSIANALHHNATSVVSSNKSRSMASPHTSYSVDSPTTTNSPTSSFNMEPATSESGSLSPGLKNDELSDTPLQIDESYANENGALDLSSKPTESSNPSPMSSSSHPLNTSAPASPHGIPLSPSDGMVRLPTYTRRGASNTTCNVCGKVFACASALEIHYRSHTKERPFLCDICDKGFSTRGNLKQHMLTHKIRDLPSQIFDTNIAASAIYNISNGNGRVPMPPQNNRAIENIQPKPRHQCASCGKQFQSDSALQIHTRTHTGEKPYQCNVCSRSFTTKGNLKVHMGTHMWNGGATRRGRRMTIEPPMILSPKEGEIFRSDFLGRRPMDGTFFQYPTLTNGIPMKPNEISVIQNHSPMLAHAHIPETSMAEFIKKENLMYEMKNEGAAIKVSENARQ; translated from the exons GAGTTGATCATCCTGGAG aagtaGAGACTCCCAAAGAAG GTTCTAGAAACGACGAACACAATGATAACCTACAGAGTGAAGAAGAAAGTGACGAAGAGACCGGCGGTGATGTCCATGTATGCGGCAGATGTCGCAGGGAGTTCATCGTCATCTCTGATTTCCTCCAACACAAAAAGACATGCTCCAAGAAGCGTATTGTACTGATCTTCGATGAAGACGAACACGTCAGCGAAAACGATGACGGCCCAAATAAACTTAACGGTCATATCAAACGGATCAAGACTGACAACGATGTAAAAACTAATCAAGACGACGGAAGGATCAATTCTTCTGAAATTAGCAAATCTGATAAGAATGAAGATGTTCAAGAATCGACCAATAAGGATGAAGCTATGGACTGTACAAGCCCAGAATCCATGAGAGATAATCACGAAAATACAAATGATAGCACAACAAGTCTACCTCTTACTAGTAGCTGCGTCTCATTGGAGAATCTTGAGAACACGCATGTTGCAGTGGCCCAGTTTCCAACGATGCTACCACTGCCATTGCCAGCATCAAGTGCACAGCATTCCCAGAATGTTGCCTCCCTCCAAGAGCAGTTGTATGCCTTGCAGCAGCAGCAGTACCAGCAGCTCCACCTTATCCAACATATGCAGCACCAGTTGCTGAGCCTCACGACGGTGGCACCGATGGCGCATCCACCCTCAGttatgacaacaacaacagcaccgccgccaccaccaccaccatcattaCCTCCAACACCTCATTCAGCTCTGTCGCCCCCTACCAGCGTTAGTACTCCATCTACTCCACACAGCTCCGAAAATAATCCTCCGACATTTTCCTCGCTTCCGGCTCCACCTGCTCCGCCACCTCCTCCTCCTCCGCCACCACCATTGACTCATCAGCAGGTGCCATTACCAGCTGTTACTTCCACTCACAGCACCATGCAGCAGCCGAACCAACCGAAGCAGCAGCCGCAGCCGCAGCCACATCAGCAGCAGCCACCACAACCACAGCCTGTCAAGACCAGCCAACATCAGGTATTACAAGGTCCACCACAGCTACCACCATCCTGTCTGAGCCACACGGCGCCAAGTTCAACCATCCTACCGCCCACCAGTGCATTCCCATTCAATCAGCATCCTACACCATTTGAAATCCTGCAGCAGACAGCGATGTCGTCGCCCAATCCACTGCTACCACCAACCATCCAGCAGATGAACGTCAACATGGTACCAATGCACCGTAAGGGCAAGCCACCAAACGTTGCTGTGTATGACCCTAAAATCCGTGATGATGATCCATTCTTCAAGCACAAGTGTCGGTTCTGCCACAAGGTGTTCGGAAGCGACAGCGCTCTCCAGATCCACGTCAGATCCCATACAGGGGAACGGCCGTTTAAATGCAACATCTGTGGCAACCGCTTCTCCACCAAGGGCAACTTGAAGGTTCACTTCCAGCGCCATCAGACAAAGTACCCTCACATACAGATGGATGGCCGACCACATCCTCAGACACCACCAGACATGAGCAGCAGGAAGGCTTTCACCTTCCCAGGGTATCACCTACCAATCCCTACCATACCGAGCGATATTGCTAAACTGCCCGTGTCTCTACCAGAGCATGGTACCTCACCAAGTCTGCCGGTGACCTCTCCATCCTTGCCCAGCAACGCTACCAATCCATCGATGCCATCGCCATCCACTGGAGAGTCAGCCTCACTCTCGAACAACACCGCTGAGAACAAAGAATCCATCCCCGGCGAGGAAGATGACTACTCTGAAAACACAGAGACAGGCAATGGCGAGACAATGAAGACAGAGATGACCTCCAGTGAAGATGAGTTCAGCGTCGGAGATAAAGGAGAGACCGAGATGAACGACACAAATCAAATGACTACCTCAGCTGAAGCACCCAAAAGTCCAGCAGATGAAACCACCAAGCCTTTCTGGACAAGTTCACCTTCACGGCCCCTAAGTGATGCAGGATCGGTTACAACCGTAGTGTCAGCGATGTCCATCCCTCAAATGTCTGTACCaaacattccaaaatcagatccAGCCATAACTAGTCAATCTTTACTTCCGAAGACAACCATTACCTCACCATTCTCGTCCATCTTGGATAATAACGTCAAGACTTCGGAGACTTCCAAACTGCAGCAGCTAGTGGAGAATATAGAGCAGAAGTTGACAGACCCGAACCAGTGTGTTATATGCCACCGCATCCTCAGCTGTAAGAGCGCCCTCCAGATGCACTATCGCACACACACAGGCGAGCGTCCCTACAAGTGCAAACTGTGCACCCGCGCTTTCACCACTAAGGGAAACTTGAAGACCCACTATGGAGTGCACCGAGCCAAGCCACCAATGAGAGTCTTCCACAAATGCCCGGTCTGCCACAAGCAGTTCACCAACGCCCTGGTCTTGCAGCAGCACATCCGGATGCACACTGGGGACATGCCGCACCACATTCCCCCTGAAGTTTACACGACTCCCGAGATGCACCAGATGCACGATTTCGACCAGATGATGGAAGAGAGTATGGAAGCTGCTGAGAGTGAAGAGCACGCCAGAGCAGGCATTGAGGAGAGAGTCGAGAGAGCCATGAGCGCTGATGGCTTGGCTGAAGAATCTGAATCCATCAACAATGAAATGGCCAGCAAAGGAAGCCCAATATCATTGAGAGATGAAGGTGCGCAAGCTGAAGAGTCCACTTCAGTTGCCTCTCCCACTGCTGCCAGCACTGCTTCCCTGAGTACTCATCACAATTCCGTCGCATCCCCTGTCGCGACCGGTGCAGCATCACTGAATGCGCTTGAAAACCAGGTACGCAGCATTGCCAGTGTGATTACCCGACCACCAGTAGGCGGCGTAAAGAGCGTCGACTCCATAGCCAATGCATTGCATCACAATGCCACATCAGTGGTTTCCAGTAACAAGTCGAGAAGCATGGCAAGTCCACACACCAGTTACAGCGTAGACTCCCCAACCACCACAAACTCTCCAACCAGCAGTTTCAACATGGAGCCAGCTACCTCAGAGTCGGGTTCTCTCAGCCCAGGATTGAAGAATGATGAGCTAAGTGATACACCACTGCAGATTGACGAGTCTTATGCTAACGAAAATGGTGCCCTTGATCTGAGTTCCAAACCAACCGAGAGTAGTAATCCAAGTCCCATGTCATCGTCTTCACACCCTCTCAATACTTCTGCACCAGCCTCACCCCATGGTATCCCACTGTCTCCATCGGATGGAATGGTTAGACTGCCAACCTACACTAGGCGTGGTGCATCCAACACAACGTGCAACGTATGTGGCAAAGTCTTTGCCTGTGCGAGTGCCCTTGAGATCCACTACAGAAGCCATACCAAGGAAAGGCCTTTCTTGTGCGACATCTGTGACAAGGGCTTCTCAACCAGGGGCAACCTGAAGCAGCACATGCTCACCCACAAAATCCGTGACTTGCCGTCACAGATATTCGACACCAATATTGCGGCTAGTGCGATCTACAATATCAGCAATGGAAATGGGAGGGTACCAATGCCTCCACAAAACAACCGGGCCATTGAGAATATCCAACCAAAACCAAGGCACCAGTGCGCCTCTTGTGGTAAGCAGTTCCAGTCTGACAGCGCCCTACAGATCCACACCCGCACCCATACTGGTGAGAAGCCCTACCAGTGCAACGTGTGCAGCCGTTCATTCACCACCAAGGGTAACCTCAAGGTGCACATGGGCACCCACATGTGGAACGGAGGGGCCACACGCCGTGGTCGCCGAATGACCATCGAGCCACCTATGATTCTGAGTCCGAAGGAAGGAGAAATCTTCAGGAGCGACTTCCTCGGCCGTCGACCCATGGATGGCACTTTCTTCCAGTATCCCACCCTGACCAATGGCATTCCGATGAAACCCAACGAGATCTCGGTGATACAGAATCACAGTCCGATGCTGGCCCATGCACACATTCCAGAAACCAGTATGGCAGAGTTCATCAAGAAAGAAAATCTGATGTACGAGATGAAGAACGAGGGCGCCGCAATCAAAGTCTCCGAAAATGCTCGTCAGTAG